The following proteins are encoded in a genomic region of Neurospora crassa OR74A linkage group VI, whole genome shotgun sequence:
- a CDS encoding MFS transporter, with protein MAAGVSETMTSEKRRQSLSESDTKEGYFENAPGAHYRAERGQAATDIHGNPLVELDPVAETKLRRKIDLYVVPTVAILYLFCFIDRANIGNARLDKLEKDLDLHGYDYNALLSVFYVGYIVFEIPANIMCKWMGPGWFLPLTSLGFGIMSVCMAFVNNFSQACGVRFLLGVFEAGMLPGIAYYLSRWYRRSELTLRLSLYIVMSPLAGAFGGLLASGILKLDHFGSLHGWRMIFGIEGIITVGLSLIGFLTLTDHPATAKWLSQEEKDLAIARVKSERIGQTEIIDKMDAKKLKRGIFNPVVFFTGFAFLLNNITVQGLAFFAPTVVATIYPTKNIIQKQLLTVPPYIVGGFFTVLMPLISRWLDRRQIIIIACCPLVMVGYIMFLATENAHVRYGAAFLVSTSVFAAGPLTNSQVSANVVSDTARSSAIAYNVMLGNVGGLVATWSFLPFDAPKYHIGNGINLAASGGTLIIALCLLIWMKRDNNKRELRNAEEELTGMSQQEIQDLDYKHPGFRWKP; from the exons ATGGCCGCCGGAGTGTCGGAAACAATGACCTCGGAAAAGAGGAGGCAGTCTTTGTCCGAGTCTGACACCAAGGAAGGCTATTTCGAAAATGCTCCAGGGGCGCACTACCGCGCCGAACGGGGCCAGGCCGCAACTGACAT TCACGGCAACCCTCTCGTTGAACTCGATCCGGTGGCCGAGACCAAGCTCCGACGAAAAATCGATCTCTATGTCGTCCCGACGGTTGCAATCCTTTACCTATTCTGCTTCATTGACAGAGCCAATATTG GAAATGCGAGGCTAGACAAATTAGAGAAGGATCTGGACCTACACGGATACGACTATAATGCCCTGCTATCAGTCTTCTACGTCGGTTACATCGTCTTCGAGATTCCAGCAAACATCATGTGCAAATGGATGGGCCCAGGATGGTTTCTCCCTTTGACCTCGCTTGGTTTTGGTATCATGTCTGTCTGTATGGCATTCGTCAACAACTTCTCCCAGGCTTGCGGTGttcgttttcttcttgggGTCTTTGAGGCTGGCATGCTGCCCGGAATCGCCTACTATCTTTCCCGCTGGTACCGTCGATCCGAGCTCACTCTACGTCTATCGCTGTACATCGTCATGTCCCCTCTGGCCGGCGCTTTCGGTGGCCTGTTGGCGTCTGGAATTCTCAAACTCGACCACTTCGGTAGTCTTCATGGATGGAGAATGATCTTTGGTATCGAGGGCATCATTACTGTTGGGCTGTCCCTCATTGGTTTCCTTACTCTCACCGATCACCCCGCGACCGCCAAATGGCTCAGccaggaagagaaggactTGGCAATTGCCCGTGTAAAGTCGGAGCGCATTGGCCAAACCGAGATTATTGACAAGATGGACgccaagaagctcaagcGCGGTATCTTTAACCCCGTCGTCTTCTTTACCGGCttcgccttcctcctcaacaacatcaccgtCCAAGGTCTCGCATTCTTCGCCCCTACCGTCGTCGCTACCATCTACCCGACTAAGAACATTATTCAGAAGCAGCTGTTAACTGTCCCGCCTTACATTGTCGGCGGCTTCTTTACCGTCCTGATGCCCCTCATCAGCCGCTGGCTTGATCGCCGccagatcatcatcattgccTGTTGCCCACTTGTTATGGTCGGTTACATTATGTTCCTGGCTACCGAAAACGCACATGTCCGATACGGTGCCGCTTTCCTCGTCAGCACTTCTGTCTTTGCCGCTGGTCCCTTGACCAACTCCCAAGTCAGCGCCAACGTCGTCTCCGATACTGCCAGGAGTAGCGCTATCGCTTACAATG TCATGTTGGGCAACGTTGGCGGTCTTGTCGCCACCTGGAGTTTCCTGCCCTTCGACGCCCCCAAGTACCACATCGGCAACGGCATCAATCTTGCTGCGTCCGGCGGCACCCTCATCATTGCCCTTTGCCTGCTTATCTGGATGAAGAGGGATAACAACAAGCGCGAGCTGCGCAacgccgaggaggagctgacGGGCATGTCACAGCAAGAGATCCAGGATCTGGATTACAAGCACCCTGGTTTCCGTTGGAAGCCTTGA
- a CDS encoding golgi membrane protein, producing the protein MSQYYGAPPNQGYAPSNAQNLQFYPSSYTQPVSGHATPSQAAYGYGGPSSSGGYGVGTGGFSSGFGGSSAAGGVSGRMGEQGGLRTGWLAAFSTEGYEGEPPLLEELGVNFGHIRSKTLAVLNPFGRIDQHLMDDSDMAGPVLFFFLMGTFLLLSGRVHFGYIYGLALFGSISLHVILSLMAPSAGVPSSSSASASGPVGPGGAPAQAYSSYPGPSATSISSASMSAADHDHSAGRSTLTFARSASVLGYCLLPLVATSLVGIVMPMDTPLGIVLTSAAILWSTYSASGIFCAVSRMRSMRALVAYPLALFYVGFGIMSVFSSKGSGSFAKVGTTSSL; encoded by the exons ATGTCGCAATACTACGGCGCACCGCCAAACCAGGGCTACGCCCCTTCCAACGCCCAGAACCTGCAGTTCTACCCCTCCTCATACACACAGCCCGTGTCCGGCCACGCAACACCTTCACAAGCAGCATACGGCTACGGCGGGCCCTCGTCGTCTGGTGGCTATGGCGTAGGAACCGGCGGCTTCTCCTCGGGCTTTGGCGGTAGCAGCGCGGCCGGCGGCGTTTCGGGTCGCATGGGCGAGCAGGGCGGACTGAGGACCGGATGGCTGGCGGCCTTTTCGACGGAAGGGTACGAGGGAGAGCCTCCTCTGCTGGAAGAGCTGGGCGTCAACTTTGGACATATTCGATCAAAG ACCCTAGCAGTCCTTAACCCCTTCGGCCGCATCGATCAACACCTAATGGACGACTCCGACATGGCCGGCcccgtcctcttcttcttcctcatggGCACCTTCCTGCTCCTATCCGGCCGTGTCCATTTCGGATACATCTACGGTCTCGCCCTCTTCGGTTCCATCAGCCTGCACGTCATCCTCTCGCTAATGGCTCCCTCGGCCGGtgttccctcctcctcctccgcctccgcctccggccCGGTTGGCCCTGGCGGCGCCCCAGCACAAGCCTACTCGTCCTACCCAGGCCCGTCCGCAACCTCCATCTCGTCCGCCTCCATGTCCGCCGCCGACCACGACCACAGCGCCGGTCGCTCCACTTTGACCTTTGCCCGCTCCGCCTCGGTGTTGGGCTATTGCCTGCTCCCGCTCGTTGCCACTAGTCTGGTCGGGATCGTGATGCCCATGGATACACCCCTCGGCATCGTCCTGACGAGCGCGGCCATCTTGTGGTCGACCTACTCGGCTAGCGGCATCTTTTGCGCCGtgtcgaggatgaggagcATGCGGGCGCTGGTGGCGTACCCGCTTGCACTGTTTTATGTGGGGTTTGGCATCATGAGCGTGTTTAGCAGCAAGGGGAGCGGGTCGTTTGCCAAGGTTGGAACGACTTCCTCGTTGTGA
- a CDS encoding biotin apo-protein ligase, which produces MATRLKTDQRVLNVLIYAGAGVTPECLRQCTESLKRLVGCKYAVSHITASTLKTEPWQSTCALLVFPGGADLPFCRDLNGPGNRVIADYVRNGGAYLGFCAGGYYGSGQCWFQLDDPSQDVKGPRELAFFPGTCGGPAFKGFQYHCEMGAKAAKLSVRKEAFTGGQAPPDVFRSYYNGGGVFLNAEAMESDGVEILAEYADHIDFPSGKTQAAVVFCKVGQGKAILTGPHPEFSGTSLKSQPDIPGYDKLVEEVTADESARLEFLAACLSKMGLSLSPKAAWDDIPRLTTMLNIYCQGGHLESLLNRLTGRSYAVITDGSIWLEDKYGSDMFHLEWTTDGSWSTNYEPRKSDKVTWRLNVGSKVAGQGDDESGTEFDHDIYYASLEDFRMLESNRGFSTWKQALQVGTQGPWCPTLSWGNHLMYGDTVTSTNTLLSSNPQLLSKLESGFTFTATRQVAGRGRGNNVWVSPAGCLIMSTVINHSANVIASRPLGFFNYLAAIAIVEAIKGYDHEDDIYQKLDVKIKWPNDIYVRDPSKPNEPAYVKVGGILANCSYSAPNYQVVLGIGLNTNNAQPTTSLDALLKWTASVLQGDKPPPPPFHIERLVARIVTCLEILYDHFLRKGFSDEVEALYYKHWLHTNQIVTLEDEDGVKARVLGITKDQGLLVAEEVMEDGIELNSWKGTGTMFQLQSDENGFDYWKGLIKRKV; this is translated from the exons ATGGCTACCCGCCTGAAAACTGACCAGCGGGTACTCAATGTCCTGATCTACGCAG GAGCGGGAGTAACCCCCGAATGTCTCCGCCAATGCACCGAGTCCCTGAAGCGTCTCGTGGGATGCAAATATGCTGTTTCGCACATAACAGCATCGACACTCAAGACCGAACCCTGGCAGTCAACTTGTGCTCTGTTGGTTTTTCCTGGTGGCGCCGACCTCCCCTTCTGTCGCGACCTCAACGGCCCCGGCAACCGCGTCATTGCCGACTACGTCCGCAACGGAGGAGCTTACCTGGGCTTCTGTGCCGGAGGCTACTATGGCAGCGGCCAGTGTTGGTTCCAGCTCGACGACCCAAGCCAGGATGTGAAGGGCCCGAGAGAGCTGGCTTTCTTCCCAGGCACTTGCGGTGGTCCTGCCTTCAAGGGATTCCAATACCACTGTGAAATGGGCGCCAAGGCTGCCAAACTTTCTGTGAGAAAGGAAGCCTTCACTGGTGGCCAGGCGCCGCCTGATGTCTTCAGATCGTACTACAATGGAGGCGGAGTCTTCCTCAATGCCGAGGCGATGGAATCCGACGGGGTCGAAATCCTTGCCGAATACGCAGACCATATCGATTTCCCGTCTGGCAAGACACAGGCTGCTGTGGTATTTTGCAAGGTTGGCCAGGGCAAAGCCATACTCACAGGACCACACCCAGA ATTTTCTGGCACTTCTTTGAAATCGCAGCCTGACATCCCGGGTTATGACAAGCTTGTAGAGGAGGTGACGGCGGACGAAAGTGCGCGACTGGAATTTCTTGCGGCGTGTCTCAGCAAGATGGGGTTGTCACTCTCTCCCAAGGCTGCATGGGATGACATTCCCCGACTAACGACCATGTTGAACATCTACTGCCAGGGAGGGCACCTTGAGTCCCTCCTGAACCGCCTCACGGGGCGAAGCTATGCGGTCATAACCGATGGGAGCATCTGGCTCGAGGATAAGTACGGATCGGATATGTTCCATCTCGAGTGGACTACTGACGGCTCATGGTCAACCAACTACGAACCACGAAAGTCTGACAAAGTTACTTGGCGACTCAATGTTGGCTCTAAGGTAGCAGGTCAAGGGGACGACGAGTCAGGCACAGAGTTTGACCACGACATTTACTACGCCAGCCTGGAAGACTTTAGAATGCTTGAATCCAACCGTGGGTTCAGTACATGGAAGCAAGCATTGCAAGTGGGGACACAGGGCCCATGGTGTCCGACCCTAAGCTGGGGCAACCACTTGATGTATGGGGACACTGTCACGAGTACTAATACTTTGCTCTCAAG CAACCCCCAACTTCTTTCCAAACTAGAGTCCGGCTTCACCTTTACCGCCACTCGCCAGGTGGCAGGCCGTGGCCGGGGCAACAACGTCTGGGTCTCCCCCGCCGGCTGCTTGATAATGTCAACGGTCATCAACCACTCAGCGAATGTCATTGCTTCACGCCCGTTAGGCTTCTTCAATTACCTGGCGGCGATTGCTATCGTCGAGGCGATCAAGGGATACGACCACGAGGATGACATTTACCAAAAGTTGGACGTCAAGATCAAGTGGCCGAACGACATCTACGTTCGAGACCCGAGCAAGCCCAACGAGCCAGCCTACGTCAAAGTTGGCGGTATCCTCGCCAACTGTTCTTACAGCGCTCCGAATTATCAGGTTGTCCTCGGCATCGGACTCAACACGAACAACGCCCAACCCACGACCAGTCTCGATGCACTTCTTAAGTGGACTGCTAGCGTGCTACAAGGCGACAAgccacctccaccgccgTTCCACATAGAACGCCTGGTGGCCAGAATTGTCACCTGCCTCGAGATCCTCTACGACCACTTCCTGCGGAAGGGGTTCTCGGACGAGGTGGAAGCCTTGTACTACAAGCATTGGCTGCATACCAACCAGATCGTCACCcttgaagatgaagacggcGTGAAGGCCCGCGTACTCGGTATCACCAAGGATCAAGGCCTTCTGGTGGCCGAGGAGGTCATGGAGGACGGTATCGAACTGAACTCATGGAAGGGAACGGGCACAATGTTCCAGTTGCAGAGCGACGAGAACGGGTTCGACTACTGGAAGGGACTGATCAAGAGGAAGGTCTAG
- a CDS encoding PaaI thioesterase → MAPKLPPARFVRSVLKSFMAESGLEPRLLGPHLRVTGATEGKVDFELDITKDHTNRLKIIHGGTIASMVDLGGSLAVASKGLYATGVSTDLNVTYLSSGGKVGEKISGTAVCDKMGKTLAYTTVTFRNQKGELCARGSHTKYVANAWKSQNGTELFTPPEGAVIAEDDVE, encoded by the exons ATGGCACCCAAGCTTCCACCAGCGAGATTCGTGAGATCG GTCCTGAAGTCGTTCATGGCCGAGTCCGGCCTTGAGCCGAG ACTCCTCGGACCTCAT CTCCGGGTAACCGGTGCCACCGAAGGCAAGGTCGACTTTGAACTCGACATCACCAAAGACCACACCAACCGTCTAAAGATCATCCACGGCGGGACCATCGCCAGCATGGTTGACCTTGGTGGTTCTCTGGCTGTAGCCTCGAAAGGACTCTACGCCACCGGTGTGTCGACGGATCTGAACG ttacctaccttagtAGCGGTGGGAAAGTCGGCGAGAAGATTTCCGGGACCGCTGTGTGTGACAAGA TGGGCAAGACTCTTGCCTACACCACCGTCACTTTCCGCAACCAAAAGGGCGAGCTATGTGCCCGTGGTAGTCATACAAAGTATGTCGCCAACGCCTGGAAGTCCCAAAATGGGACTGAGCTCTTCACGCCTCCGGAGGGAGCTGTGATTGCCGAGGATGATGTGGAGTAA
- a CDS encoding peroxisomal copper amine oxidase encodes MGSVDTTLPHPFDPLSREEIENTIFTVKKAHGDVYFNVVSLQEPRKAEMTAWLEDPTKAPRPKRLADVVVIAPGGKVYDGLVDPAKGEIVSWELAEGQQPILTMEELQLVEHIARKDPKVIEQCKISGIPEEDMDKVYCDPWTIGFDERFGSSVRLQQALMYYRPELDNCQYQYPLDFCPIYDSDKQEIIAIDIPKIRRPLSKAPAFDYHPAAIEARGGFRNNLKPINITQPEGVSFKLNGREIEWQNWKFHIGFNYREGIVLNNITFNDQGNVRPIFYRLSIAEMVVPYGNPEHPHHRKHAFDLGEYGAGYLTNSLSLGCDCKGSIHYLDAEFPTRVGGIRKIKNAICIHEEDAGILFKHTDFRDDSVIVTRGRKLIVQQIFTAANYEYVVAWIFHQDGTIQPEIKLTGILNTYIMDPDEDTHGWGTQVYTGVNAHNHQHLFCLRIDANVDGPNNSVFVTDAVPGEAPVGSKENFYGNAFYSKRTKLATTGEAKTDYIAQTSRTWEICNPNKLNPYSKKPVSYKLVSREVPTLLPKEGSLVWKRAAFARHSVHVTKYRDDQLWPAGRHVPQTSGEPSRGLPEWIGNGTESIDNTNVVVWHTFGVTHFPTPEDFPVMPVEPMTLLLRPRNFFARNPVLDVPPSYASTPSQRLAKGQGVYDAADKLSKLAFEVPKEVDGKGVSGAGNGAGGSMSSCCKNGDGCQ; translated from the exons ATGGGCTCTGTCGACACCACTCTCCCACACCCCTTTGATCCCCTCTCGCGGGAGGAGATTGAAAACACCATTTTCACAGTCAAGAAGGCCCACGGCGATGTCTACTTCAACGTTGTTTCCCTCCAGGAGCCTCGCAAGGCGGAGATGACAGCATGGCTTGAGGATCCCACCAAGGCACCCCGACCGAAGCGTCTTGCCGACGTCGTTGTCATTGCACCTGGTGGCAAGGTGTACGACGGCTTAGTAGATCCGGCCAAGGGCGAGATAGTTTCGTGGGAGTTGGCTGAGGGCCAGCAACCAATT TTGACCATGGAAGAACTCCAGCTTGTAGAACACATTGCCCGTAAAGATCCCAAGGTCATTGAACAGTGCAAGATCAGCGGCATTCCCGAGGAGGATATGGACAAGGTGTACTGCGACCCCTGGACAATCGGCTTTGATGAGCGCTTTGGCAGCTCGGTGCGGTTGCAGCAGGCGCTCATGTACTACCGCCCCGAGCTCGACAATTGCCAGTACCAGTATCCTCTCGACTTCTGCCCCATCTACGATAGCGACAAGCAGGAAATCATTGCCATCGATATTCCCAAGATCCGTCGGCCACTCAGCAAGGCTCCCGCGTTCGATTATCACCCGGCTGCCATCGAGGCAAGGGGCGGTTTCCGCAACAACCTAAAgcccatcaacatcacccagCCTGAAGGTGTCTCATTCAAGCTGAACGGGAGGGAGATTGAGTGGCAGAATTGGAAGTTCCATATTGGCTTCAACTACCGCGAGGGTATCGtgctcaacaacatcaccttCAACGACCAGGGCAATGTCAGGCCGATCTTCTACAGACTCTCTATAGCTGAGATGGTGGTCCCTTA CGGAAACCCCGAACACCCTCACCATCGCAAGCACGCTTTCGATCTGGGCGAGTACGGCGCCGGCTATTTGACCAACAGCCTTTCCCTCGGTTGCGACTGCAAGGGCTCCATTCACTACCTCGACGCCGAGTTCCCCACGCGCGTCGGCGGCATTCGGAAGATTAAAAACGCCATCTGCATCCACGAGGAGGACGCCGGAATCTTGTTCAAGCACACCGACTTCCGCGACGACTCGGTCATTGTGACGCGCGGCCGCAAGCTCATCGTCCAACAGATCTTCACGGCCGCCAACTACGAGTACGTGGTGGCCTGGATCTTCCACCAGGACGGCACCATCCAGCCCGAGATCAAGCTGACGGGCATCCTCAACACGTACATCATGGATCCCGACGAGGACACGCACGGCTGGGGCACGCAGGTCTATACCGGGGTAAACGCGCACAACCACCAGCACTTGTTTTGTTTGCGCATCGACGCCAACGTAGACGGGCCCAATAACTCCGTGTTTGTCACGGATGCGGTCCCGGGAGAGGCTCCCGTTGGCAGCAAGGAGAACTTTTATGGGAATGCCTTTTACAGCAAGCGCACCAAGCTAGCCACCACGGGCGAGGCCAAGACCGACTACATCGCCCAGACCTCGCGCACCTGGGAGATCTGCAACCCCAACAAACTGAACCCGTACAGCAAGAAGCCGGTGAGCTACAAGCTCGTCAGTCGCGAGGTGCCTACCTTGCTGCCCAAGGAGGGTTCGCTAGTGTGGAAGCGTGCTGCTTTTGCTCGCCATTCGGTCCATGTCACCAAGT ACCGAGACGACCAACTCTGGCCCGCCGGCCGACACGTTCCTCAAACCTCAGGCGAGCCCTCGCGTGGTCTTCCCGAGTGGATTGGCAACGGCACCGAGTCCATCGACAACACCAACGTCGTTGTTTGGCACACCTTTGGCGTCACCCACTTCCCCACGCCCGAGGATTTTCCTGTCATGCCGGTCGAGCCCAtgacgctgctgctgcgcccACGCAACTTCTTTGCCCGAAACCCGGTGCTGGATGTGCCCCCCAGCTATGCAAGCACGCCGAGCCAGCGGCTGGCTAAAGGCCAGGGCGTGTACGATGCGGCGGATAAGTTGAGCAAGTTGGCGTTTGAGGTGCCGAAGGAAGTGGATGGTAAAGGGGTTAGTGGGGCGGGTAATGGTGCTGGCGGTTCTATGTCTTCGTGCTGTAagaatggtgatggttgccAGTAA
- a CDS encoding pathogenicity protein, variant, whose amino-acid sequence MFDILPNLLSSVASFLFPVYASYKALRSSDPAQLTPWLMYWVVISFVVLVESWVGWFLVWVPFYAFMRFVFLLYLVLPQTQGARVIYQTHIEPWLEANEGQIEDFIASAHERLKAAGLAYLKQAIEYVKTQVLGMPPTPPEPASASYGGGAGASQTAQSYTQSLLARFNVPSARPGGANNAPGGALGTDFYSFLSSAVTAASNAYSNKGSGTQFDRDVTPTPGTGGGASSLVPESIRGVDARISFIEAQRERLNTVLNALDREASQLQNNPQQSGVPGFSFDGADIGLTSSAGNPWQGSNSRSGKNSRSMSEHSSVSGGGLSRNRSEADFEKLEAESGEEEIMDDNGRRVRHRPAPNAQGSSGWFGWGAGGADDAAAAKSTGVDK is encoded by the exons ATGTTCGACATCTTGCCCAACCTTCTCTC CTCTGtcgcctccttcctctttcccgTTTACGCCAGTTACAAAGCTCTCAGGAGTTCAGATCCCGCCCAGTTGACACCATGGCTCATGTACTGGGTCGTCATCTCCTTCGTTGTCCTCGTTGAATCgtgggttggttggttctTGGTGTG GGTCCCCTTCTACGCCTTCATGCGCtttgtcttcctcctctacctAGTCCTTCCCCAGACTCAGGGTGCCCGCGTCATCTACCAGACCCACATCGAGCCCTGGCTGGAGGCCAACGAAGGACAAATCGAGGACTTCATCGCCTCGGCCCACGAGCGTCTCAAGGCCGCCGGCCTTGCCTACCTCAAGCAAGCCATCGAATACGTCAAGACCCAAGTCCTCGGCATGCCTCCTACACCGCCCGAGCCCGCGTCGGCCTCCTACGGCGGTGGCGCTGGCGCCTCTCAGACTGCGCAGTCCTATACCCAATCCCTCCTCGCCCGGTTCAACGTACCGTCTGCTCGCCCAGGTGGCGCTAACAACGCCCCGGGTGGCGCCCTTGGAACCGACTTCTATAGCTTCCTGTCCTCGGCGGTGACCGCCGCCAGCAACGCTTACTCGAACAAGGGTTCCGGCACCCAATTCGACCGCGACGTCACCCCCACCCCGGGCACCGGAGGCGGAGCTTCCAGCCTCGTTCCCGAGAGCATTCGCGGCGTGGACGCCCGCATCTCCTTTATCGAAGCCCAGCGCGAACGTCTCAACACGGTCCTCAACGCGCTCGACCGCGAGGCATCTCAACTCCAGAACAACCCGCAGCAGAGCGGTGTGCCGGGCTTCAGCTTCGACGGCGCCGATATTGGACTCACTTCAAGTGCTGGCAACCCTTGGCAAGGTTCAAACTCCCGCAGCGGTAAGAACTCGCGCTCCATGAGCGAGCACAGCAGTGTGAGTGGGGGTGGGCTGAGCCGCAACCGGTCCGAGGCGGACTTTGAGAAGCTCGAGGCCGAgagcggcgaggaggagattaTGGATGACAatgggaggagggtgaggcaTAGGCCGGCGCCGAATGCTCAGGGAAGCAGCGGTTGGTTCGGTtggggtgctggtggtgccgatgacgctgctgctgctaagaGCACTGGGGTTGATAAGTAG
- the un-4 gene encoding mitochondrial import inner membrane translocase subunit tim16, with product MAYRLITQVVVVGSRVLGRAFAEAYKQAAASSQYQRAQQKNGNAATGRASLTSGMTLDEACKILNVNKPADGTAANMEEVMERFKRLFDANDPEKGGSFYLQSKVVRARERLEAEIKPKMEEKQAEEEVKEGWNPKIYKDR from the exons ATG GCCTACCGTCTCATCACCCAagtggtcgtcgtcggctcGCGCGTGCTCGGCCGCGCCTTCGCCGAGGCCTACAAGCAAGCGGCCGCCTCCTCGCAGTACCAGCGCGCGCAGCAAAAGAACGGCAACGCTGCTACCGGACGCGCCAGCCTGACCAGCGGCATGACCCTCGACGAGGCGTGCAAGATTCTCAATGTCAACAAGCCTGCGGACGGCACAGCGGCCAACATGGAGGAGGTGATGGAGCGGTTCAAGCGCCTGTTTGACGCCAACGACCCGGAGAAGGGCGGCTCTTTCTACTTGCAGAGTAAGGTTGTGCGGGCGCGTGAGCGCCTCGAGGCCGAGATTAAGcccaagatggaggagaagcaggccgaagaagaggtCAAAGAAGGGTGGAACCCCAAGATCTACAAGGATCGGTGA
- a CDS encoding mitochondrial genome maintenance protein MGM101, whose translation MRSQALQAACRPLRSPSSTLQTLAAFQSRPITTSRPKSATGTYTPKSYTPSNNARKPVASSSTAKPAGISTPSAKPYSPAQQQQASATDIEETPMPVVLDPQAAQVPGATLEDVDPELAAQIPTPSSNNASNNGAKKGAFTAALTGNGASSNANGNSAAQKTIDWSSSYHGLSTEAFSPEVAKILMQPLDPLDVEVKPDGIIYLPEIKYRRILNQAFGPGGWGLAPRGELVVGEKVVTREYALIVGGRFVAQARGECQYFSEETIPTAGEGCKSNALLRCCKDLGIASELWDPRFIREFKKKYAHEIWVEHVVNKKRRQVWTRKDADPWYPYQAVKK comes from the exons ATGCGCTCCCAGGCTCTTCAGGCCGCCTGCCGGCCTCTGCGCTCGCCCTCTTCCACCCTCCAGACTCTCGCCGCCTTCCAGTCACGGCCCATCACAACCTCGAGACCCAAATCCGCAACCGGCACATACACTCCCAAGTCATACACTCCCTCTAACAACGCCAGGAAGCCCGTCGCATCCTCGTCCACAGCCAAGCCCGCCGGCATCAGCACTCCCTCTGCAAAGCCTTATTCCCCtgcgcaacagcagcaggcttCCGCCACCGACATCGAAGAAACCCCCATGCCCGTAGTCCTCGACCCGCAGGCCGCCCAAGTCCCCGGTGCCACCCTCGAGGACGTCGATCCCGAGCTTGCGGCGCAAATTCCCActcccagcagcaacaatgcCAGCAACAACGGCGCCAAGAAGGGCGCCTTCACTGCTGCTTTGACGGGCAACGGTGCTAGCAGCAACGCTAACGGAAACAGCGCGGCCCAGAAGACGATTGATTGGTCTTCCTCTTACCACGGCTTGTCGACGGAGGCTTTCAGCCCGGAAGTCGCCAAGATCCTGATGCAGCCGCTTGATCCGCTGGATGTGGAGGTCAAGCCGGATGGAATCATTTACCTGCCGGAAATCAAGTACCGCCGCATTCTGAACCAAGCGTTTGGACCCGGAGGATGGGGACTGGCGCCGAGGGgggagttggtggtgggggaGAAGGTGGTGACAAGAGAGTATGCTTTGATTGTTGGTGGTCG CTTCGTCGCCCAAGCCCGTGGAGAATGCCAGTACTTCTCCGAGGAGACAATACCCACGGCCGGAGAGGGTTGCAAGTCTAATGCTTTGCTGCGGTGCTGCAAGGACTTGGGCATTGCGTCAGAGTTGTGGGATCCGCGCTTCATTCGCGAGTTCAAGAAGAAGTACGCTCATGAGATCTGGGTCGAGCATGTGGTCAACAAGAAGCGCAGGCAGGTGTGGACCCGCAAGGACGCGGATCCTTGGTATCCTTACCAGGCTGTCAAGAAATAA
- a CDS encoding copper resistance protein Crd2, giving the protein MSAPVAKASTCCGKSAECICAKQATCSCGKQSALHCTCDKANSENAVEGPRCSCRARPAGQCTCDRASTENQKPTGNACACGTRPADACTCEKAADGGFKPTDLETDFTTKN; this is encoded by the exons ATGTCTGCTCCTGTTGCGAAGGCCTCCACTTGCTGCGGCAAGAGCGCTGAGTGCATCTGTG CCAAGCAAGCCACTTGCTCTTGCGGCAAGCAGTCTGCTCTGCACTGCACCTGCGACAAGGCCAACTCGGAGAACGCTGTCGAGGGTCCTCGCTGCTCATGCCGTGCTCGCCCTGCCGGACAGTGCACCTGTGATCGTGCCTCGACCGAGAACCAGAAGCCCACGGGTAACGCCTGTGCTTGCGGCACTCGTCCTGCTG ACGCATGCACTTGCGAAAAGGCTGCCGATGGAGGCTTCAAGCCGACGGACCTCGAGACCGacttcaccaccaagaaCTAA